A region of Triplophysa dalaica isolate WHDGS20190420 chromosome 18, ASM1584641v1, whole genome shotgun sequence DNA encodes the following proteins:
- the dcp1a gene encoding mRNA-decapping enzyme 1A isoform X2, translated as MECVNKAGQMMSLAALQQYDPYIMKLLDVTGQVALYTFNSKANEWEKTEIEGTLFVYARSASPHHGFTIMNRLSTENLVEPINKDLEFQLQDPFLLYRNGNLGIYSIWFYDKTDCQRIAQLMLQIVKKEALRAQQQQQQVSPDNRTNGCVQSRPTDILELLSKAKEEYQRSQWMERDDAQSQDKREDVTDRQEMCGHSVVKQITVEELFGSSLPKETLSNPTPSESTHALTFTPRLSADPGGTALVSLLQGASIRDPQHPITPKAPALNAEGSCGPVMRPLPPALVNPLTDRDEMPSSLVTPQSFIDLGCKLPPSFTGKSTAAAQSKELNTQTLVKATPMKAVPGVQGEECSLLLSPSMFQHGKTTDPPRIPPSPPSPTTSLTLADFPSVLCSRTQLQETLVHLIKNDARFLAAIHEALVQTLTKGVNNGKL; from the exons ATGGAGTGTGTGAATAAAGCGGGTCAGATGATGAGTCTCGCAGCTCTGCAGCAGTATGATCCCTATATAATGAAACTGCTGGATGTTACCGGACAGGTCGCGCTTTACACCTTCAACTCTAAAGCTAATGAATGG GAGAAGACCGAGATTGAAGGCACCCTGTTTGTTTATGCCAG GTCGGCATCCCCCCATCATGGCTTTACAATCATGAATCGGTTAAGTACTGAAAATTTAGTGGAGCCGATCAATAAAGACCTGGAATTTCAGCTCCAGGACCCGTTTCTGCTGTACCGCAATGGAAACT tGGGTATTTACAGTATCTGGTTTTATGATAAGACTGACTGTCAGCGCATCGCCCAGCTCATGCTGCA GATCGTGAAGAAGGAAGCGCTGCGAgcgcagcagcagcagcagcaggtgTCTCCGGACAACAGGACGAACGGTTGTGTACAGAGCAGACCTACAGATATACTGGAGCTGCTGAGCAAAGCCAAAGAAGAATATCAGAGG agTCAGTGGATGGAAAGAGATGATGCTCAGAGTCAGGACAAGAGAGAGGACGTCACAGACCGTCAGGAGATG TGTGGTCACTCCGTAGTGAAGCAGATCACAGTAGAGGAACTTTTTGGAAGTTCTTTACCCAAAGAAACCCTCTCTAATCCCACCCCGTCAGAAAGCACACACGCTCTGACGTTCACCCCTCGCCTCTCTGCTGACCCGGGAGGCACTGCGCTAGTCTCTCTGCTCCAGGGGGCGAGCATCAGGGACCCCCAACACCCCATCACCCCCAAAGCACCCGCATTGAACGCGGAGGGATCCTGTGGTCCGGTCATGCGTCCGCTCCCTCCTGCGCTGGTGAATCCGCTCACGGATCGGGACGAGATGCCCAGCTCATTAGTCACCCCTCAGTCTTTCATAGACTTGGGCTGCAAACTTCCACCGTCCTTCACAGGAAAGAGCACAGCTGCTGCGCAG AGTAAAGAGCTGAACACCCAAACTCTGGTGAAAGCCACTCCT ATGAAGGCGGTGCCAGGCGTCCAGGGGGAGGAGTGTTCGCTGCTGCTGTCCCCTAGTATGTTCCAGCATGGCAAGACAACAGATCCACCCAGAATCCCTCCGTCCCCCCCGTCGCCCACCACCTCCTTAACTCTAGCAGATTTCCCCTCAGTACTGTGCAGTCGCACTCAGCTGCAGGAGACGCTCGTACATCTGATCAAG AACGACGCTCGTTTCCTCGCTGCAATCCACGAGGCTTTGGTCCAAACCCTGACTAAAGGTGTCAACAACGGCAAGTTATAG
- the dcp1a gene encoding mRNA-decapping enzyme 1A isoform X1, producing the protein MECVNKAGQMMSLAALQQYDPYIMKLLDVTGQVALYTFNSKANEWEKTEIEGTLFVYARSASPHHGFTIMNRLSTENLVEPINKDLEFQLQDPFLLYRNGNLGIYSIWFYDKTDCQRIAQLMLQIVKKEALRAQQQQQQVSPDNRTNGCVQSRPTDILELLSKAKEEYQRVSHQRHASSINHPCISQWMERDDAQSQDKREDVTDRQEMCGHSVVKQITVEELFGSSLPKETLSNPTPSESTHALTFTPRLSADPGGTALVSLLQGASIRDPQHPITPKAPALNAEGSCGPVMRPLPPALVNPLTDRDEMPSSLVTPQSFIDLGCKLPPSFTGKSTAAAQSKELNTQTLVKATPMKAVPGVQGEECSLLLSPSMFQHGKTTDPPRIPPSPPSPTTSLTLADFPSVLCSRTQLQETLVHLIKNDARFLAAIHEALVQTLTKGVNNGKL; encoded by the exons ATGGAGTGTGTGAATAAAGCGGGTCAGATGATGAGTCTCGCAGCTCTGCAGCAGTATGATCCCTATATAATGAAACTGCTGGATGTTACCGGACAGGTCGCGCTTTACACCTTCAACTCTAAAGCTAATGAATGG GAGAAGACCGAGATTGAAGGCACCCTGTTTGTTTATGCCAG GTCGGCATCCCCCCATCATGGCTTTACAATCATGAATCGGTTAAGTACTGAAAATTTAGTGGAGCCGATCAATAAAGACCTGGAATTTCAGCTCCAGGACCCGTTTCTGCTGTACCGCAATGGAAACT tGGGTATTTACAGTATCTGGTTTTATGATAAGACTGACTGTCAGCGCATCGCCCAGCTCATGCTGCA GATCGTGAAGAAGGAAGCGCTGCGAgcgcagcagcagcagcagcaggtgTCTCCGGACAACAGGACGAACGGTTGTGTACAGAGCAGACCTACAGATATACTGGAGCTGCTGAGCAAAGCCAAAGAAGAATATCAGAGGGTATCGCATCAAAGACACGCATCGTCAATAAATCATCCTTGCATT agTCAGTGGATGGAAAGAGATGATGCTCAGAGTCAGGACAAGAGAGAGGACGTCACAGACCGTCAGGAGATG TGTGGTCACTCCGTAGTGAAGCAGATCACAGTAGAGGAACTTTTTGGAAGTTCTTTACCCAAAGAAACCCTCTCTAATCCCACCCCGTCAGAAAGCACACACGCTCTGACGTTCACCCCTCGCCTCTCTGCTGACCCGGGAGGCACTGCGCTAGTCTCTCTGCTCCAGGGGGCGAGCATCAGGGACCCCCAACACCCCATCACCCCCAAAGCACCCGCATTGAACGCGGAGGGATCCTGTGGTCCGGTCATGCGTCCGCTCCCTCCTGCGCTGGTGAATCCGCTCACGGATCGGGACGAGATGCCCAGCTCATTAGTCACCCCTCAGTCTTTCATAGACTTGGGCTGCAAACTTCCACCGTCCTTCACAGGAAAGAGCACAGCTGCTGCGCAG AGTAAAGAGCTGAACACCCAAACTCTGGTGAAAGCCACTCCT ATGAAGGCGGTGCCAGGCGTCCAGGGGGAGGAGTGTTCGCTGCTGCTGTCCCCTAGTATGTTCCAGCATGGCAAGACAACAGATCCACCCAGAATCCCTCCGTCCCCCCCGTCGCCCACCACCTCCTTAACTCTAGCAGATTTCCCCTCAGTACTGTGCAGTCGCACTCAGCTGCAGGAGACGCTCGTACATCTGATCAAG AACGACGCTCGTTTCCTCGCTGCAATCCACGAGGCTTTGGTCCAAACCCTGACTAAAGGTGTCAACAACGGCAAGTTATAG